A DNA window from Pseudomonadota bacterium contains the following coding sequences:
- a CDS encoding HsdR family type I site-specific deoxyribonuclease, whose product MAEYINVEKPFLDKLRQLEWTVIDQGLGVPQEPEKSLRENFKQVLLPKVFKESIKAINKTADNREWLTDTQLDEILFEIQHFAGKSLHEANKEIHRLLLKGTSVSHNELTGEQDPTVRLVDFKNYGSNSFIAINQFRLLTPGASREGIIPDIVLFLNGLPVVVVEAKDFEVAEPLSEAYLQITRYANTRDDDYGFKEGEEKLFHYNIFSIITRGKEARVGTISADFDYYNNWVDIFPEEYKVVKFPPDEERQEVLIHGMLNKEILVDILKHFTLFVEIKKGVEVKIVARYNQYRAVGKIIKNYRAGRTPMEKGGVVWHTQGSGKSLTMVFLIRKLRSCDDLKDLKIIFIIDRIDLEDQLSETAALTGEPVNIIDRRNRLHRLSNDTGDVNMVMIHKFLDEKNISAQSLIEADLVPHFDKFETINNSDRILLLIDEAHRTQGGDMGDNLFSSFPKAVRIGFTGTPLLTERHEIKTHERFGGFIDVYKFDKAIADRATVEIKYIGKVSKDKLDDKDVFDAEFEDMFQLRTQAEREEIQRRYGSFIAYLESKDRIAAISKDIIEHYYNDILVNGFKAQVVASSIVAAVRYKYELEIAIQNKIAALKVLPAGDADAELLKQLEFLKVAAIVSSSGNNEPGYISKARKEAYDMNAVENFKLDFNPDKPETGIGIICVCDRLLTGFDAPIEQVMYLDKSLREHDLFQAIARVNRTKKGKSYGLVVDYFGVTKHLAEALEIYTDNKKDVESLNDFTNYFRDINKEIPILEARYKRLIDLFGDNGLKEIDYFLQQKFTDAAKEFEFAEECIENAKNIKFRAELLTYAKSFFDSLDLLFNVQAGTEYWIPAKRLGYLLWRIKNRYKDDTMDLKWASDKVRKLIDRHLLSLGIDTKVQQVSILSEEFKTEVDYLNKTPKSKASEMEHAIRWHIKVNLDKDPSLYKRFKDRLETILNAYKENWEEIVRELGKLRDEMAEGRKAETDGISTVEAPFYDLIKNHLVDDSPNEINKAKELTRSLISILKETAAINNFWSDRAAEQRRIEGLLEDELRYSRIEGISKKAAELAAELMKLAKNREADLR is encoded by the coding sequence ATGGCCGAATACATCAATGTGGAAAAACCTTTTTTGGATAAACTCCGGCAGTTGGAATGGACGGTAATTGACCAGGGTTTAGGTGTCCCTCAAGAACCTGAAAAAAGTTTGCGGGAAAACTTTAAGCAAGTCCTTTTGCCGAAAGTATTTAAAGAAAGTATTAAAGCCATCAACAAAACGGCTGACAACAGAGAGTGGCTTACCGATACACAGCTCGATGAAATCCTTTTTGAAATCCAGCACTTTGCCGGGAAAAGCCTGCATGAAGCTAATAAAGAAATCCACCGTCTGCTTCTCAAGGGCACCAGTGTTTCCCATAACGAACTTACCGGCGAGCAGGACCCGACCGTCCGATTGGTGGACTTTAAGAACTACGGCAGCAATTCTTTCATTGCCATCAACCAGTTTCGTCTGCTTACGCCCGGCGCCAGCCGTGAAGGCATTATTCCCGACATAGTTTTATTCCTGAATGGATTGCCTGTTGTTGTCGTGGAGGCCAAAGATTTTGAGGTTGCCGAACCTTTAAGTGAAGCGTATTTGCAGATTACCCGTTATGCCAATACCCGTGATGATGATTACGGATTTAAGGAAGGCGAGGAAAAACTATTTCATTACAATATTTTCAGCATCATTACCCGTGGCAAAGAAGCAAGGGTAGGAACGATCAGCGCCGATTTTGATTACTATAACAATTGGGTGGATATATTCCCCGAAGAATACAAAGTCGTCAAATTTCCGCCCGATGAAGAAAGACAGGAAGTGCTTATCCATGGCATGTTGAACAAGGAAATCCTGGTGGACATCCTGAAACATTTTACCTTGTTTGTGGAAATAAAAAAAGGCGTGGAAGTAAAAATTGTTGCCCGATATAACCAGTATCGGGCCGTCGGCAAAATTATCAAGAATTATCGAGCGGGACGCACGCCGATGGAAAAAGGCGGCGTCGTGTGGCACACGCAGGGCAGCGGCAAGAGTTTGACCATGGTTTTTCTCATTCGCAAACTCCGCAGTTGTGATGATTTAAAGGACCTCAAAATTATTTTCATCATTGACCGGATCGATTTGGAAGACCAGCTTTCAGAAACCGCGGCACTCACCGGGGAACCCGTAAACATTATTGATAGAAGAAACAGATTGCATAGGCTTAGTAACGATACCGGCGACGTGAACATGGTCATGATTCATAAGTTCCTTGATGAAAAAAATATTTCAGCACAATCGCTGATTGAAGCAGACCTTGTTCCCCATTTCGATAAGTTTGAGACCATTAATAACAGCGACAGGATCTTGTTGCTGATTGATGAAGCCCACCGGACCCAGGGCGGCGACATGGGCGACAATTTATTTTCTTCATTCCCTAAAGCTGTGCGCATTGGTTTTACCGGAACGCCGTTACTCACCGAGCGTCACGAGATAAAAACTCATGAGCGCTTTGGCGGCTTTATTGACGTTTACAAATTTGACAAAGCAATTGCCGACAGAGCAACCGTAGAAATAAAATACATCGGCAAAGTATCCAAAGATAAACTGGATGATAAAGATGTATTTGATGCCGAGTTTGAAGATATGTTCCAGCTTCGAACACAGGCGGAGAGGGAAGAAATCCAACGTAGGTATGGTTCTTTCATCGCTTACCTGGAAAGCAAAGACCGCATTGCCGCCATTTCCAAAGATATCATAGAACATTATTACAACGACATATTAGTCAATGGATTCAAAGCGCAGGTCGTGGCCTCCAGCATTGTAGCTGCCGTGCGTTATAAATATGAATTGGAAATTGCCATTCAAAATAAAATAGCCGCGCTAAAAGTATTGCCGGCAGGTGACGCAGATGCAGAACTATTGAAGCAATTGGAATTTTTGAAAGTAGCAGCCATTGTTTCCAGCAGCGGCAACAACGAACCGGGCTACATTAGCAAGGCTCGCAAAGAGGCCTATGACATGAATGCCGTGGAAAACTTTAAACTGGATTTCAACCCGGATAAACCGGAAACTGGAATCGGCATTATTTGCGTGTGCGACCGGCTGCTGACAGGTTTTGATGCGCCCATTGAGCAAGTGATGTATCTGGATAAGAGTTTACGGGAACATGATTTATTTCAGGCCATTGCCCGGGTAAACAGAACAAAAAAAGGGAAATCTTATGGTCTGGTTGTTGATTATTTCGGTGTTACAAAACATCTGGCGGAAGCATTGGAAATTTATACTGACAATAAAAAAGATGTGGAGTCATTGAATGATTTTACGAATTATTTCCGCGATATCAATAAGGAAATTCCCATTCTTGAAGCCCGTTACAAACGACTGATCGATTTATTCGGCGATAACGGCTTGAAGGAGATTGACTATTTCCTGCAACAGAAATTTACCGATGCAGCAAAGGAATTTGAGTTTGCAGAAGAGTGCATTGAAAACGCCAAGAACATCAAGTTCAGAGCCGAACTTCTCACCTATGCCAAAAGTTTCTTTGACAGTCTGGATTTGCTTTTCAATGTGCAGGCAGGCACAGAGTACTGGATTCCGGCGAAACGATTAGGTTATTTGCTGTGGAGGATCAAAAACCGTTATAAAGACGACACCATGGATTTAAAATGGGCGTCCGATAAGGTCCGCAAACTCATTGACCGGCATCTGCTTTCCCTGGGTATTGATACAAAAGTGCAGCAGGTTTCCATCCTTTCCGAGGAATTTAAAACTGAAGTGGACTACCTGAACAAAACGCCGAAATCAAAAGCCTCGGAAATGGAACATGCCATTCGCTGGCACATCAAAGTCAATCTGGACAAGGACCCTTCACTTTATAAGCGTTTTAAAGACCGCCTTGAAACTATTTTGAATGCCTATAAAGAAAATTGGGAAGAGATTGTCAGAGAGTTAGGCAAACTGAGAGACGAAATGGCGGAAGGCAGAAAAGCCGAAACCGACGGTATTTCCACCGTGGAAGCACCGTTTTATGATTTGATCAAAAACCATTTAGTTGATGACAGCCCAAATGAAATCAATAAGGCCAAAGAGCTTACACGCAGCCTGATATCTATTTTAAAAGAAACGGCGGCAATCAATAATTTCTGGTCGGATAGAGCAGCGGAACAAAGAAGGATAGAGGGGTTGTTGGAAGATGAGCTTCGTTATTCGCGAATTGAAGGAATATCCAAAAAGGCGGCAGAACTTGCCGCTGAGTTGATGAAACTTGCAAAAAATCGTGAAGCGGATTTGAGATGA
- a CDS encoding trypsin-like peptidase domain-containing protein — MNSEISGRIIQKPATGTKRPSAYNPPFNLIKSLLLVCILLFVILLTPFLMYARDDKTIEVVEKVSKTIVNIKTEELSKNTGEDKKTTFFKKFIAGEEEEEETFENIGSGVVLDPRGIIVTNEHLISRAISIRVKFINGKEYDAYVLGSDPEFDMALLKITDKIDFPYLKVDKYKKVKVGEKAIVIGNPYGLSSSVTMGVVSALGRNLKIDNRAYVNLIQTDASINPGNSGGALLDTEGNPLGIVTAIYGEGKGIGFAIPIEDVMNMVSEFLESGTRKPLFGLFIEKRKDDKNTYFYVNKVISKSPAEKQGIKAGDRIVEFNKKKIREGIKIHNILRNAANMESIQFKIMRGQKAYDVDVDIGDMLNYKPSPLDEALCSIRVSDIKGYPKMKFKLKDKNGVVVTKVYKNGIGEKSGLHVGDVIIKINNYMVSDKKDFDSFMIEGLKRNYILYQVKRNETIFYVPVKLNTLL, encoded by the coding sequence GTGAACAGTGAAATATCAGGACGTATAATTCAAAAGCCGGCAACCGGAACAAAAAGGCCGAGCGCATATAATCCGCCCTTCAATCTTATCAAGTCCTTGCTTCTTGTTTGCATACTCCTGTTTGTCATTCTGTTAACTCCGTTTTTAATGTATGCCAGAGATGATAAAACCATAGAGGTTGTGGAGAAGGTAAGTAAGACAATAGTAAACATAAAAACCGAGGAATTGTCTAAGAATACCGGTGAAGATAAAAAAACAACATTTTTTAAGAAATTTATTGCCGGAGAAGAGGAAGAAGAAGAAACATTTGAAAATATCGGCTCAGGCGTTGTACTGGATCCGAGGGGTATCATAGTTACCAATGAGCACCTGATTTCCAGGGCAATAAGCATAAGGGTAAAATTTATAAATGGTAAAGAATATGATGCGTATGTATTGGGCAGCGACCCTGAGTTTGATATGGCCCTTTTAAAGATAACTGACAAAATAGATTTCCCCTATCTTAAAGTAGACAAGTATAAAAAAGTAAAAGTTGGCGAAAAGGCAATAGTTATCGGGAACCCTTATGGACTTTCGAGCTCTGTTACTATGGGAGTTGTGAGTGCACTCGGTAGAAATCTCAAAATTGATAACAGGGCCTATGTAAACCTCATCCAGACAGATGCTTCAATAAATCCAGGCAATAGCGGTGGCGCTCTTCTTGATACAGAAGGAAATCCTTTAGGAATTGTAACTGCAATTTATGGAGAAGGCAAAGGTATAGGATTTGCTATACCCATAGAAGACGTTATGAACATGGTCTCAGAGTTCCTTGAAAGCGGAACAAGGAAACCCCTTTTCGGTTTGTTTATAGAGAAAAGGAAGGATGATAAAAATACATATTTCTATGTAAACAAGGTCATATCCAAAAGCCCGGCTGAAAAACAAGGGATTAAGGCTGGCGATAGAATTGTAGAATTTAACAAGAAAAAGATAAGGGAAGGTATAAAAATCCATAATATTTTGAGGAATGCTGCAAATATGGAATCAATTCAATTCAAAATAATGAGGGGGCAAAAGGCATATGATGTTGATGTTGATATTGGAGACATGCTGAATTACAAACCGTCTCCTCTTGATGAAGCATTGTGCAGCATAAGAGTATCCGATATTAAAGGCTATCCGAAAATGAAATTCAAATTAAAGGATAAAAACGGCGTCGTAGTTACAAAGGTGTATAAAAACGGAATAGGTGAAAAAAGTGGACTGCATGTCGGCGATGTGATAATAAAGATAAATAATTATATGGTGTCAGATAAAAAAGATTTTGATTCATTTATGATTGAGGGACTTAAAAGAAATTATATTTTATATCAGGTAAAAAGAAATGAAACCATTTTTTATGTACCGGTGAAACTTAATACCTTGCTTTAG
- a CDS encoding SprT family zinc-dependent metalloprotease — MKLDGIDIAIEKTGRRKTISIFIERDGSVRVLAPVQATDEIIENAVRAKEYQIFTKLAKWKELNQGKVNRAFVNGQSFLYFGRNCRLAIVEDQDVPLKMTGGYFHLDKKHLNQADKVFKNYYREKAKQKIKERLKLIEEKFQTKPSVIKVLELQNRWASWTPKNGLNFNWKCAMAPVPVIDYIITHEMVHLKYPNHSKEFWNELDNKMPSYREYENWLKQNGVKMSL; from the coding sequence ATGAAATTAGACGGTATTGACATTGCCATTGAGAAAACCGGCCGCAGGAAAACAATAAGTATTTTTATTGAACGGGATGGTTCAGTAAGGGTGCTCGCACCTGTTCAAGCGACAGATGAGATCATTGAAAATGCCGTAAGGGCAAAAGAGTATCAGATATTCACCAAGCTTGCGAAATGGAAGGAGCTTAATCAGGGAAAAGTAAATCGCGCGTTTGTAAACGGACAATCCTTTCTTTATTTCGGCAGAAACTGCCGTTTGGCAATTGTTGAAGATCAGGATGTGCCGTTGAAAATGACCGGCGGCTATTTCCATCTCGACAAAAAACATCTAAACCAGGCAGACAAAGTTTTCAAAAATTATTATCGTGAAAAAGCAAAGCAAAAAATAAAAGAACGCCTCAAACTAATTGAGGAAAAATTTCAAACCAAACCGTCTGTGATAAAGGTGCTGGAGTTGCAAAACCGTTGGGCATCATGGACACCAAAGAACGGACTTAATTTTAACTGGAAATGCGCAATGGCTCCTGTGCCGGTTATTGACTACATCATCACTCACGAAATGGTGCATTTAAAATACCCCAATCATTCTAAGGAATTTTGGAATGAGCTGGATAATAAAATGCCGAGCTACAGAGAATATGAAAATTGGTTAAAACAAAATGGCGTGAAAATGTCGTTATGA
- a CDS encoding restriction endonuclease subunit S has translation MSRVTENVFQKNLTEISGFDYIPEGWEAHLIQDIFEIGRGRVISQNEINEHPGNYPVYSSQSFNNGVMGTIDTFDFEGEYLTWTTDGAYAGTVFHRTGKFSCTNVCGTLKANEKKVFTKFFLYHLGKISKRYVSYIGNPKLMNDIMANIAITVPSLSTQRDIVRILSTCDGVIEKTQAAIAKYKAIKQGMLHDLFTRGIDITTGKLRPKYEDTPDLYKESKLGMVPNEWEEKTIGEVCSMKSGEGITSKSISEIEDYPVYGGNGLRGFTSSFTHEGEYILVGRQGALCGNVTRVRGKFYASEHAVVVTVENEINVDWLFHQLEDKNLNQYSEASAQPGLSVNKILKLPIIKPSFDEQNKIAERLLSIDQKHHTEQTYLQKLQQLKAGLMGDLLSGKKVVKVPVEAITQTEN, from the coding sequence TTTTGAAATTGGAAGAGGCCGAGTAATTAGCCAAAATGAAATAAACGAACACCCAGGTAATTATCCGGTTTATTCATCGCAATCGTTTAACAATGGTGTGATGGGAACCATTGATACTTTTGATTTTGAAGGAGAATATTTAACTTGGACAACAGATGGTGCTTATGCAGGAACTGTATTTCATAGAACAGGTAAATTCAGCTGCACAAATGTTTGTGGTACTTTAAAGGCTAATGAGAAGAAAGTATTTACAAAGTTTTTCTTATATCATCTTGGAAAAATATCAAAACGATATGTTTCTTACATAGGAAATCCAAAGTTGATGAACGATATAATGGCAAATATTGCTATTACAGTTCCATCACTTTCCACTCAACGTGACATTGTCCGCATCCTTTCAACCTGCGATGGGGTGATAGAAAAAACACAAGCTGCCATAGCCAAATACAAAGCCATTAAACAAGGCATGCTGCACGATTTATTTACCCGTGGAATTGATATTACCACCGGCAAACTCCGCCCCAAATATGAAGATACACCGGATTTGTATAAAGAGAGCAAATTGGGAATGGTGCCTAATGAATGGGAAGAAAAAACGATAGGTGAAGTATGCTCAATGAAAAGTGGCGAAGGAATAACATCAAAATCAATTTCTGAAATTGAAGATTATCCAGTTTATGGCGGAAACGGATTAAGAGGATTCACCTCAAGCTTTACACATGAGGGTGAATACATCTTAGTAGGAAGACAGGGTGCATTATGCGGTAACGTTACAAGAGTGAGGGGTAAATTTTATGCATCGGAACATGCTGTTGTTGTGACCGTGGAAAATGAAATAAATGTCGATTGGCTTTTTCACCAATTAGAGGATAAAAATCTTAATCAATATTCTGAGGCATCAGCCCAACCTGGTTTATCAGTAAATAAAATATTGAAACTTCCAATTATAAAACCGTCATTTGATGAACAAAATAAAATTGCAGAACGTTTATTATCCATTGACCAAAAACACCACACCGAACAAACCTACCTGCAAAAGCTGCAACAGTTAAAAGCAGGTTTGATGGGCGATTTGTTGAGTGGGAAGAAAGTGGTTAAAGTGCCCGTAGAAGCAATAACGCAAACGGAGAATTAA
- a CDS encoding DUF1844 domain-containing protein produces the protein MEDQLTFSTFMLSLSTSVLVGLGELPDPLTNDKNVNLPLAQQTIGLIEMLLEKTKGNLTVEEDRLVGNMLYDLRMKYIEAAKK, from the coding sequence ATGGAAGACCAATTAACATTCAGTACGTTTATGCTGTCTTTATCAACTTCTGTGCTTGTAGGTCTGGGGGAGTTGCCGGACCCTTTAACAAATGACAAAAATGTAAACCTTCCTCTTGCCCAGCAGACAATAGGTTTGATAGAAATGCTTTTGGAAAAGACAAAAGGCAACCTTACCGTAGAAGAAGACCGGCTTGTCGGCAATATGCTATATGACTTAAGAATGAAGTATATAGAAGCAGCAAAAAAATAG
- the coaBC gene encoding bifunctional phosphopantothenoylcysteine decarboxylase/phosphopantothenate--cysteine ligase CoaBC produces the protein METMFTMLKGKEIIVGITGGIAAYKTAELVRELSKRGANVHVVMTKNAMEFVTPLTFQTISGNPVIHDMFELFSGSKIGHIALSDIADQMVIVPATANIIGKIANGVADDFLTTMVMATTVPILFVPSMNTKMWESKIVQLNIQKLGDAGYEFMEPGIGDLACGTVGKGRLPTIEEIIEKMEDIFTEKDLEGERILITTGPTTEFIDPVRCITNLSSGKMGFAIAKVARRRGAQVVLITGRTQLPPPTNGIEVVDVTTACEMRDAVMQHYKRCTIIIKAAAVADFRCIAENCQKIKKKGNENTIMLELEKNPDIIGELGKIKEDRILVGFAAETENLIEHAEEKLKKKNLDLIVANDVSKKGIGFGSDVNEVTIIGTSGHIKQVPIHSKEEIGHIILDSIKKLMKKRIKAEDDWY, from the coding sequence ATGGAAACAATGTTTACGATGTTAAAAGGTAAAGAGATTATAGTCGGAATTACAGGAGGAATTGCTGCCTACAAAACAGCAGAACTTGTCAGAGAACTGTCAAAAAGGGGCGCAAACGTCCATGTAGTTATGACCAAGAACGCTATGGAATTTGTTACACCTTTAACTTTCCAGACCATTTCCGGTAATCCTGTAATCCATGATATGTTCGAGCTTTTTTCCGGCTCAAAAATAGGACATATAGCTCTTTCAGACATCGCAGATCAGATGGTTATTGTCCCGGCAACAGCAAATATAATCGGAAAAATTGCCAACGGGGTTGCTGATGACTTTCTCACAACCATGGTAATGGCCACTACAGTCCCGATTCTTTTTGTGCCGTCCATGAATACAAAGATGTGGGAAAGCAAGATAGTTCAGTTGAATATACAAAAACTGGGGGATGCCGGGTATGAGTTTATGGAGCCCGGGATCGGCGACCTTGCCTGTGGGACTGTCGGAAAAGGAAGGTTGCCTACAATTGAAGAGATTATTGAAAAGATGGAGGATATATTCACAGAAAAGGATCTGGAAGGTGAAAGGATACTGATTACTACAGGGCCTACAACTGAATTCATTGATCCTGTGAGATGTATTACCAACCTGTCTTCAGGCAAAATGGGGTTTGCAATAGCAAAGGTTGCAAGAAGAAGAGGGGCACAGGTGGTTCTCATAACAGGCAGGACTCAGCTGCCTCCTCCGACGAACGGTATTGAAGTCGTTGATGTTACAACAGCATGTGAAATGAGAGATGCGGTGATGCAGCACTACAAGCGTTGCACTATAATTATCAAAGCAGCAGCAGTGGCTGACTTTAGATGCATAGCTGAAAATTGCCAGAAGATCAAAAAGAAGGGCAATGAAAATACTATTATGCTGGAGCTTGAGAAAAATCCCGATATAATCGGCGAGCTCGGCAAAATAAAGGAAGATAGAATACTCGTAGGTTTTGCAGCAGAGACTGAAAACCTCATAGAGCATGCAGAGGAAAAGTTGAAAAAGAAGAATCTGGACTTGATTGTGGCAAACGATGTTTCAAAGAAAGGTATTGGTTTTGGTTCTGACGTAAACGAAGTTACTATCATCGGAACATCGGGGCATATTAAACAGGTACCTATCCACAGCAAGGAAGAAATAGGGCATATCATCCTCGATTCTATAAAAAAATTAATGAAAAAAAGAATTAAAGCTGAAGATGATTGGTACTAA